The following are encoded together in the Corvus moneduloides isolate bCorMon1 chromosome 34, bCorMon1.pri, whole genome shotgun sequence genome:
- the LOC116437258 gene encoding E3 ubiquitin-protein ligase HUWE1-like: protein GTLLAELREYNLEQQRRAQLEAPSPEGLPEEQPPSAKLKGKMQSRFDTAESVVIVASQKRALGGRELQLPSMSVLTSKTSTQRFFLRVLQVIIQLRDDTRRAHRKAKQPGRLGAAGLGAAGSIQAAVRQLEAEADAIIQMSEAGPADAAPRREESPMDVDQPSPAPQDVGPEAAQGGERERDGDERPPELPLLSEQLSLDELWDMLGECLKELEESHDQHAVLVLQPAVEAFFLVHATERESRPPVRDTRESQLAHIKDEPPPLSPAPLTPATPSALDPFFSREPSAMHISASLPPDTQKFLRFAETHRTVLNQILRQSTTHLADGPFAVLVDYIRVLDFDVKRKYFRQELERLDEGLRKEDMAVHVRRDHVFEDSYRELHRKSPEEMKNRLYIVFEGEEGQDAGGLLREWYMIISREMFNPMYALFRTSPGDRVTYTINPSSHCNPNHLSYFKFVGRIVAKAVYDNRLLECYFTRSFYKHILGKSVRYTDMESEDYHFYQGLVYLLENDVSTLGYDLTFSTEVQEFGVCEVRDLKPNGANVLVTEENKKEYVHLVCQMRMTGAIRKQLAAFLEGFYEIIPKRLISIFTEQELELLISGLPTIDIDDLKANTEYHKYQGNSIQIQWFWRALRSFDQADRAKFLQFVTGTSKVPLQGFAALEGMNGIQKFQIHRDDRSTDRLPSAHTCFNQLDLPAYESYEKLRHMLLLAIQECSEGFGLA from the exons GGGACGCTGCTGGCCGAGCTCCGCGAGTACAACCTGGAGCAGCAGCGCCGGGCGCAGCTCGAGGCCCCCTCCCCCGAGGGGCTCCCCGAGGAGCAGCCCCCCAGCGCCAAACTCAAGGGCAAAATGCAGAGCCG CTTCGACACGGCCGAGAGCGTGGTCATCGTGGCGTCGCAGAAGCGGGCGCTGGGCGGccgggagctgcagctgccctccATGTCCGTGCTGACCTCCAAGACGTCCACGCAGCGCTTCTTCCTGCGCGTGCTGCAGGTCATCATCCAGCTGCGCGACGACACGCGCCGGGCGCACCGCAAGGCCAAGCAGCCCGGCCGGCTGG GCgccgcggggctgggggcggccgGCAGCATCCAGGCCGCCGTCCGGCAGCTGGAGGCCGAGGCCGACGCCATCATACAAATG TCGGAGGCCGGGCCCGCGGACGCCGCCCCCCGGCGCGAGGAGTCGCCCATGGACGTGGACCAGCCCTCGCCCGCCCCGCAGGACGTGG gcCCGGAGGCCGCGCAgggcggggagcgggagcgggacGGGGACGAGCGGCCCCCGGAGCTGCCCCTGCTGAGCGAGCAGCTGAGCCTGGACGAGCTGTGGGACATGCTGGGCGAGTGCCTCAAGGAGCTCGAGGAGTCGCACGACCAGCACGCCGTGCTCG TGCTGCAGCCGGCGGTCGAGGCGTTTTTCCTGGTGCACGCCACGGAGCGCGAGAGCCGCCCGCCGGTGCGGGACACGCGGGAGAGCCAGCTGGCACACATCAAGGACGAGCCGCCGCCGCTGTCGCCCGCGCCCCTCACCCCCGCCACGCCCTCCGCCCTCGACCCCTTCTTCTCCCGGGAGCCCTCGGCCATGCACATCTCGGCCAGCCTGCCCCCGGACACCCAGAAATTCCTGCGCTTCGCCG AGACCCACAGGACGGTGCTGAACCAGATCCTGCGCCAGTCCACCACCCACCTGGCCGACGGCCCCTTCGCCGTGCTCGTCGACTACATCCGCGTGCTGGACTTCGACGTCAAGCGCAA GTACttcaggcaggagctggagcgCCTGGACGAGGGGCTGCGCAAGGAGGACATGGCCGTGCACGTCCGGCGCGACCACGTCTTCGAGGACTCGTACCGGGAGCTGCACCGCAAGTCCCCCGAGGAGATGAAGAATCGCCT GTACATCGTGTTCGAGGGCGAGGAGGGGCAGGACGCGGGCGGGCTGCTGCGCGAGTGGTACATGATCATCTCCCGCGAGATGTTCAACCCCATGTACGCCCTGTTCCGCACCTCGCCCGGCGACCGCGTCACCTACACCATCAACCCCTCGTCGCACTGCAACCCCAACCACCTGAGCTACTTCAAGTTCGTGGGCAGGATCGTGGCCAAGGCCGTGTACGACAACCGCCTGCTGGAGTGCTACTTCACCCGCTCCTTCTACAAACACATCCTGGGCAAGTCCGTGCG GTACACGGACATGGAGAGCGAGGACTATCACTTCTACCAGGGCCTCGTGTACCTGCTGGAGAACGACGTCTCCACGCTGGGCTACGACCTCACCTTCAGCACCGAG GTGCAGGAATTCGGGGTGTGCGAGGTGCGGGACCTGAAGCCCAACGGGGCCAACGTGCTGGTGACGGAGGAGAACAAGAAGGAGTACGTGCACCTCGTGTGCCAGATGCGCATGACCG GCGCCATCCGGAAGCAGCTGGCGGCGTTCCTGGAAGGCTTCTACGAGATCATCCCCAAGCGCCTCATCTCCATCTTcacggagcaggagctggagctgctcatcTCGGGGCTGCCCACCATCGACATCGACGACCTCAAGGCCAACACCGAGTACCACAAGTACCAGGGCAACTCCATCCAG ATCCAGTGGTTCTGGCGCGCCCTGCGCTCCTTCGACCAGGCCGACCGCGCCAAGTTCCTGCAGTTCGTGACGGGCACATCCAAGGTGCCCCTGCAGGGATTCGCCGCCCTCGAGGGCATGAACGGCATCCAGAAATTCCAGATCCACCGCGACGACCGGTCCACGGACCGGCTGCCCTCGGCACACACCtg CTTCAACCAGCTGGACCTGCCGGCCTACGAGAGCTACGAGAAGCTGCGGcacatgctgctgctggccatCCAGGAGTGCTCCGAGGGCTTCGGGCTGGCCTAG
- the LOC116437250 gene encoding guanine nucleotide-binding protein-like 3-like protein isoform X1, with protein MSGVAGRALGGAILGVARRGRSPGGGRHLGCGIGARVAILSVAVGRHVGCGDGGTLPPWCDAFSAPEVTSLGGARDPRQRGGAAVMTRSRRQVEASRKKRVQARRTRGGGRKDPGVPQLGRFAAYVQQQSKSRQGRALQEQQRSLLAAQLADAVRRQQRFQSQEQDEEEPPQPPQDEASLRQFGRELRKVLTASDVVLEVLDARDPQGCRSPRLEGALRPQQRLVLVLNKIDLVPRDVVAAWLKHLRAEFPTVAFKACTQQQSRNLKQSRVPAAAAPEEVLEGGACVGAESLLHILSNYGRCGGAKISITVGVVGYPNVGKSSLINSLKRSRACGVGAMPGVTRCLQAVQLDRHIRLLDCPGVVLDSGDPSAAAPLRGALAPQRLRDPLTPACAILRRCPPQQVRGDPSGGLGLSELYGVPPCADPLQFLAHLARRQGRLRPGGLPDAHAAAVALLRDWTSGKISYYTHPPKSQGVQLEAQILPALGPALDLEALERGDAEALAAVPVTVTGLGLSPGNAEEEEGEAMEDDSGDLELGTMTVELKPRVKSGGTGGESVPRAPNLEEVAALPPLFQGQGLQAAGKRRKKLQKRAEKIATKLSETLEAAMQF; from the exons ATGTCGGGTGTGGCAGGGCGGGCACTGGGGGGCGCCATCTTGGGCGTGGCACGGCGGGGGAGGTCACCAGGTGGCGGCCGCCATCTTGGGTGTGGCATTGGCGCGCGAGTCGCCATCCTGAGTGTGGCGGTTGGTCGCCATGTTGGGTGTGGCGACGGAGGGACGCTGCCGCCATGGTGCGATGCCTTCAGTGCGCCGGAAGTGACGTCACTAGGAGGCGCCAGGGATCCGCGGCAGCGTGGGGGAGCCGCAGTCATGACCCGGTCCC GACGACAGGTGGAGGCGTCCCGGAAGAAGCGCGTCCAG gcccGGCGCACGCGCGGCGGGGGCAGGAAGGACCCGGGGGTGCCGCAGCTCGGCCGCTTCGCCGCCTACGTGCAGCAACAGAGCAAGAGCCGGCAGGGACGG gcgctgcaggagcagcagcggTCACTCCTGGCCGCGCAGCTGGCGGACGCTGTGCGGCGACAGCAGCGCTTCCAGAGCCag GAGCAGGACGAGGAGgagccccctcagcccccccagGACGAGGCGTCGCTGCGTCAGTTCGGGCGGGAGCTGCGCAAG GTGCTGACGGCGTCTGATGtggtgctggaggtgctggacGCCCGCGACCCCCAGGGCTGCCGCAGCCCCCGGCTCGAGGGGGCCCTGCGGCCCCAGCAGCGCCTCGTGCTCGTCCTCAACAAGATCG aCCTGGTGCCGCGGGATGTGGTGGCCGCGTGGCTGAAGCATCTCCGGGCCGAGTTCCCCACGGTGGCCTTCAAGGCGTGCACGCAGCAGCAGAGCCGGAACCTG AAGCAGAGCCGGGTgccggcggccgcagcccccgAGGAGGTGCTGGAAGGGGGGGCCTGCGTGGGCGCCGAGAGCCTCCTGCACATCCTGAGCAACTACGGCCGCTGCGGGGGGGCCAAGATCTCCATCACCGTGGGGGTCGTGG GGTACCCCAACGTGGGCAAGAGCAGCCTCATCAACAGCCTCAAGCGCAGCCGCGCCTGCGGGGTGGGGGCCATGCCCGGGGTCACCAG GTGCCTGCAGGCCGTGCAGCTGGACCGGCACATCCGGCTCCTGGACTGTCCGGGCGTCGTGCTGGACTCGGGGGACCCCTCGGCCGCCGCCCCCCTGAGGGGGGCCCTGGCCCCGCAGCGCCTGCGGGACCCCCTGACCCCCGCCTGCGCCATCCTGCGCCGCTGCCCCCCCCAGCAGGTGCGTGGGGACCCCTCTGGGGGGCTGGGG CTGAGCGAGCTCTACGGGGTCCCCCCCTGCGCTGACCCCCTGCAGTTCCTGGCCCACCTGGCCCGGCGGCAGGGCCGGCTCCGGCCGGGGGGGCTGCCGGACGCCCACGCCGCCGCCGTGGCCCTGCTGCGCGACTGGACCAG CGGGAAGATCTCGTACTACACCCACCCCCCCAAATCGCAGGGGGTGCAACTCGAGGCCCAAATCCTGCCGGCACTGGGGCCGGCGCTGGACCTGGAGGCTCTGGAACGGGGCGATGCCGAGGCACTGGCAG CTGTCCCAGTGACGGTGACGGGCCTCGGGCTGTCCCCGGGCaatgctgaggaggaggaaggagaagccaTGGAGGATGACAGCGGCGACCTGGAG CTTGGCACAATGACGGTGGAGCTCAAGCCCCGGGTGAAGtcggggggcactgggggggaGTCGGTGCCCCGAGCCCCCAACCTGGAGGAGGTGGCTGCGCTCCCCCCTCTATtccagggccaggggctgcaggcagctggaaaaaggaggaaaaagctaCAAAAAAGAGCAG AGAAAATTGCCACAAAGCTGTCGGAGACGTTGGAGGCAGCCATGCAGTTCTGA
- the LOC116437250 gene encoding guanine nucleotide-binding protein-like 3-like protein isoform X2 produces the protein MSGVAGRALGGAILGVARRGRSPGGGRHLGCGIGARVAILSVAVGRHVGCGDGGTLPPWCDAFSAPEVTSLGGARDPRQRGGAAVMTRSRRQVEASRKKRVQARRTRGGGRKDPGVPQLGRFAAYVQQQSKSRQGRALQEQQRSLLAAQLADAVRRQQRFQSQEQDEEEPPQPPQDEASLRQFGRELRKVLTASDVVLEVLDARDPQGCRSPRLEGALRPQQRLVLVLNKIDLVPRDVVAAWLKHLRAEFPTVAFKACTQQQSRNLKQSRVPAAAAPEEVLEGGACVGAESLLHILSNYGRCGGAKISITVGVVGYPNVGKSSLINSLKRSRACGVGAMPGVTRCLQAVQLDRHIRLLDCPGVVLDSGDPSAAAPLRGALAPQRLRDPLTPACAILRRCPPQQLSELYGVPPCADPLQFLAHLARRQGRLRPGGLPDAHAAAVALLRDWTSGKISYYTHPPKSQGVQLEAQILPALGPALDLEALERGDAEALAAVPVTVTGLGLSPGNAEEEEGEAMEDDSGDLELGTMTVELKPRVKSGGTGGESVPRAPNLEEVAALPPLFQGQGLQAAGKRRKKLQKRAEKIATKLSETLEAAMQF, from the exons ATGTCGGGTGTGGCAGGGCGGGCACTGGGGGGCGCCATCTTGGGCGTGGCACGGCGGGGGAGGTCACCAGGTGGCGGCCGCCATCTTGGGTGTGGCATTGGCGCGCGAGTCGCCATCCTGAGTGTGGCGGTTGGTCGCCATGTTGGGTGTGGCGACGGAGGGACGCTGCCGCCATGGTGCGATGCCTTCAGTGCGCCGGAAGTGACGTCACTAGGAGGCGCCAGGGATCCGCGGCAGCGTGGGGGAGCCGCAGTCATGACCCGGTCCC GACGACAGGTGGAGGCGTCCCGGAAGAAGCGCGTCCAG gcccGGCGCACGCGCGGCGGGGGCAGGAAGGACCCGGGGGTGCCGCAGCTCGGCCGCTTCGCCGCCTACGTGCAGCAACAGAGCAAGAGCCGGCAGGGACGG gcgctgcaggagcagcagcggTCACTCCTGGCCGCGCAGCTGGCGGACGCTGTGCGGCGACAGCAGCGCTTCCAGAGCCag GAGCAGGACGAGGAGgagccccctcagcccccccagGACGAGGCGTCGCTGCGTCAGTTCGGGCGGGAGCTGCGCAAG GTGCTGACGGCGTCTGATGtggtgctggaggtgctggacGCCCGCGACCCCCAGGGCTGCCGCAGCCCCCGGCTCGAGGGGGCCCTGCGGCCCCAGCAGCGCCTCGTGCTCGTCCTCAACAAGATCG aCCTGGTGCCGCGGGATGTGGTGGCCGCGTGGCTGAAGCATCTCCGGGCCGAGTTCCCCACGGTGGCCTTCAAGGCGTGCACGCAGCAGCAGAGCCGGAACCTG AAGCAGAGCCGGGTgccggcggccgcagcccccgAGGAGGTGCTGGAAGGGGGGGCCTGCGTGGGCGCCGAGAGCCTCCTGCACATCCTGAGCAACTACGGCCGCTGCGGGGGGGCCAAGATCTCCATCACCGTGGGGGTCGTGG GGTACCCCAACGTGGGCAAGAGCAGCCTCATCAACAGCCTCAAGCGCAGCCGCGCCTGCGGGGTGGGGGCCATGCCCGGGGTCACCAG GTGCCTGCAGGCCGTGCAGCTGGACCGGCACATCCGGCTCCTGGACTGTCCGGGCGTCGTGCTGGACTCGGGGGACCCCTCGGCCGCCGCCCCCCTGAGGGGGGCCCTGGCCCCGCAGCGCCTGCGGGACCCCCTGACCCCCGCCTGCGCCATCCTGCGCCGCTGCCCCCCCCAGCAG CTGAGCGAGCTCTACGGGGTCCCCCCCTGCGCTGACCCCCTGCAGTTCCTGGCCCACCTGGCCCGGCGGCAGGGCCGGCTCCGGCCGGGGGGGCTGCCGGACGCCCACGCCGCCGCCGTGGCCCTGCTGCGCGACTGGACCAG CGGGAAGATCTCGTACTACACCCACCCCCCCAAATCGCAGGGGGTGCAACTCGAGGCCCAAATCCTGCCGGCACTGGGGCCGGCGCTGGACCTGGAGGCTCTGGAACGGGGCGATGCCGAGGCACTGGCAG CTGTCCCAGTGACGGTGACGGGCCTCGGGCTGTCCCCGGGCaatgctgaggaggaggaaggagaagccaTGGAGGATGACAGCGGCGACCTGGAG CTTGGCACAATGACGGTGGAGCTCAAGCCCCGGGTGAAGtcggggggcactgggggggaGTCGGTGCCCCGAGCCCCCAACCTGGAGGAGGTGGCTGCGCTCCCCCCTCTATtccagggccaggggctgcaggcagctggaaaaaggaggaaaaagctaCAAAAAAGAGCAG AGAAAATTGCCACAAAGCTGTCGGAGACGTTGGAGGCAGCCATGCAGTTCTGA